In Bradyrhizobium sp. CCBAU 051011, the following are encoded in one genomic region:
- a CDS encoding adenine phosphoribosyltransferase has protein sequence MTFDHDIKATVRTIPDYPKKGILFRDITTLLADARAFRRAVDELVQPWAGLKIDKVAGIEARGFILGGAVAHQVSAGFVPIRKKGKLPHTTVRIAYSLEYGIDEMEMHVDAIQPGERVILVDDLIATGGTAEGAVKLLRQIGANVVAACFIIDLPDLGGAAKLRAMEVPVRTLMAFEGH, from the coding sequence ATGACATTCGATCACGACATCAAGGCCACCGTCCGTACCATTCCGGACTACCCGAAGAAGGGCATCCTGTTTCGCGACATCACCACGCTGCTGGCGGATGCGCGCGCGTTCCGCCGCGCGGTCGACGAACTGGTGCAGCCGTGGGCGGGATTGAAGATCGACAAGGTGGCCGGCATCGAGGCGCGGGGCTTCATCCTCGGCGGCGCGGTGGCGCATCAGGTCTCCGCCGGCTTCGTGCCGATCCGGAAAAAAGGCAAGCTGCCGCACACGACGGTGCGGATCGCCTATTCGCTGGAATACGGCATCGACGAAATGGAAATGCATGTCGATGCGATCCAGCCCGGTGAACGCGTCATCCTGGTCGATGATCTCATCGCCACCGGCGGCACCGCGGAGGGCGCGGTAAAACTGCTGCGCCAGATCGGTGCCAACGTGGTCGCGGCCTGCTTCATCATCGACCTGCCGGATTTGGGCGGCGCCGCCAAGCTGCGCGCGATGGAAGTGCCGGTGCGCACGCTGATGGCGTTCGAGGGGCATTAG